The Kluyveromyces lactis strain NRRL Y-1140 chromosome B complete sequence genome contains a region encoding:
- the ARC18 gene encoding Arc18p (highly similar to uniprot|Q05933 Saccharomyces cerevisiae YLR370C ARC18 Subunit of the ARP2/3 complex which is required for the motility and integrity of cortical actin patches), giving the protein MPAFHSTFLADPATDRFVGNFALLPLNTKYRGPAYQSNSDYDIIDECLDLFRANSFFKNFEIKSPADRILIYGILFINDCLANLNLSTSYNEAVKKLMNLGLDSFAIPGTPGFPLNTVYSIPLDNPADVELLKSYIQQFRQELAMRLLERVYKDNREVPSKFWLAFTRRRFMNKSL; this is encoded by the coding sequence ATGCCAGCTTTCCATTCTACTTTTCTAGCGGACCCAGCTACTGATCGTTTCGTGGGTAACTTTGCACTACTTCCATTGAATACGAAATATAGAGGACCAGCTTACCAGTCCAATTCAGACTACGATATTATCGATGAATGTCTAGATCTTTTCCGTGCCAATTCCTTCTTTAAGAACTTTGAGATCAAATCCCCAGCTGATAGAATATTAATCTACGGCATTCTATTCATAAACGACTGTTTGgcaaatttgaatttatcGACTAGTTATAACGAAGCTGTTAAGAAATTAATGAATCTAGGTTTAGATAGCTTTGCTATCCCAGGCACTCCAGGTTTCCCATTGAACACTGTCTACTCCATTCCATTGGACAACCCAGCAGATGTGGAGCTTTTAAAAAGTTATATCCAACAATTCCGTCAAGAACTGGCTATGAGATTGCTAGAAAGAGTGTATAAAGATAACAGAGAAGTGCCTTCGAAGTTCTGGTTGGCATTCACTAGAAGGAGATTCATGAACAAGTCGTTATAA
- the SSQ1 gene encoding Hsp70 family ATPase SSQ1 (similar to uniprot|Q05931 Saccharomyces cerevisiae YLR369W SSQ1 Mitochondrial hsp70-type molecular chaperone involved in the synthesis and assembly of iron/sulfur clusters into proteins): MLRLRPQTAKFFSNRCVRYASTKVIGIDLGTTNSAVAYIRDSNDKKSASIIENDEGQRTTPSVVAFDKNGKVLVGAAAKRQSLINSENTFFATKRLIGRSFQDSETQKDLDVLPYTIVENKSNGQAYLQTSDGSQKSPSEIGSFVLKYLKGVAEKYLEETVNKAVITVPAYFNDSQRQATKDAGTMAGLKVMRVVNEPTAAALSFGLDSKNDGIIAVYDLGGGTFDISILDIEDGVFEVRATNGDTHLGGEDFDNVVVNYVIDKFVEQNPSLKREDIVANRELMQRIKDASETAKIRLSHVKETNIEIPFAYENKHINVPLKEVELDNITMHLIAKTVPPVKKALKDADIDAEDIDDVILVGGMTRMPKIRTIVAGLFGQKPNVSVNPDETVALGAAIQGGVLSGEIKNVLLLDVTPLTIGIETYGGVFSPLIPRNSTVPIKKTEMFSTGVDGQTGVDIRVYQGERGLVRDNKLIGDLKLAGIPPMPKGVPQIQVTFDIDADGIINVSAAETSSGKEEKITVIANSGLTEEEINSIVEEANANRERDNLIRQRVELITKADIMISDTENAFERFHDIIVNSPSYEDTLNSVKAVRAKIDHFKQNDSDLSLDVNVIKKETDAVQNQCLKLFQEASKQKQSSKNEQK; the protein is encoded by the coding sequence ATGCTAAGACTCAGGCCTCAAACTGCAAAATTCTTCAGTAACAGGTGTGTGAGATATGCCAGTACCAAAGTGATCGGAATAGATTTAGGGACCACCAACAGTGCTGTTGCCTACATTAGGGATTCAAACGATAAAAAGTCAGCATCAATCATTGAGAATGACGAGGGACAAAGAACAACACCATCAGTCGTTGCATTTGATAAGAACGGGAAAGTTTTAGTCGGAGCAGCAGCGAAGAGACAGTCACTAATTAATTCGGAGAATACCTTCTTTGCTACTAAGAGATTAATCGGGAGATCTTTCCAGGATTCAGAGACACAAAAGGATTTGGATGTGTTACCATACACAATTGTAGAGAACAAATCAAACGGTCAAGCTTATCTACAGACATCTGACGGAAGCCAGAAATCGCCTAGCGAAATTGGATCATTTGttctgaaatatttgaaggGAGTTGCAGAGAAATATCTAGAGGAGACAGTGAATAAGGCAGTCATTACGGTCCCTGCTTACTTCAATGATTCTCAAAGACAGGCAACAAAAGATGCTGGAACCATGGCTGGTTTGAAAGTTATGCGTGTTGTTAATGAGCCTACAGCTGCCGCGCTAAGTTTCGGACTAGATAGCAAAAATGATGGTATCATTGCAGTTTATGATCTTGGTGGTGGTACATTTGATATCTCTATCTTAGATATTGAGGATGGTGTCTTTGAAGTTAGAGCCACCAATGGTGACACCCACTTAGGTGGTGAGGATTTCGATAATGTCGTAGTAAACTACGTCATTGACAAATTTGTGGAACAGAAtccttctttgaaaagagaggATATTGTGGCAAATAGAGAGCTGATGCAAAGAATTAAAGATGCATCAGAAACTGCTAAGATCAGGTTATCACATgtcaaagaaacaaatattgaaattccATTCGCTTATGAAAATAAACACATCAATGTTCCATTAAAAGAGGTAGAACTTGATAACATTACCATGCACTTGATCGCTAAGACAGTTCCTCCTGTTAAAAAGGCCTTAAAAGATGCTGATATTGACGCCGAAGATATAGATGATGTTATTCTTGTTGGAGGTATGACTAGGATGCCTAAGATTAGGACAATTGTTGCAGGTTTGTTCGGACAAAAACCCAACGTTAGTGTTAATCCTGACGAAACTGTTGCATTAGGTGCAGCAATTCAAGGTGGTGTCCTTTCTGGTGAAATCAAGAATGTTCTACTATTGGATGTCACACCATTAACTATCGGAATTGAGACTTATGGTGGTGTTTTCTCACCCTTAATCCCTAGAAATTCCACTGTTCCTATCAAAAAAACAGAGATGTTTAGCACGGGTGTAGATGGTCAAACAGGTGTAGACATCAGGGTTTACCAAGGTGAAAGAGGACTTGTCAGAGATAACAAATTAATTGGTGATTTGAAGTTAGCTGGTATTCCTCCAATGCCCAAAGGTGTACCTCAAATACAAGTTACTTTTGATATAGACGCGGATGGAATCATCAATGTATCAGCCGCAGAAACCAGTAGTGGGAAGGAGGAGAAGATAACAGTAATAGCAAATAGTGGTTTAACTGAGGAGGAAATCAACTCTATAGTTGAAGAAGCCAATGCTAACAGAGAACGTGATAATCTGATAAGACAAAGAGTCGAGTTAATCACAAAGGCGGACATTATGATTAGCGACACTGAAAATGCATTCGAACGATTCCATGATATAATCGTCAACAGCCCTTCATACGAAGATACCCTTAACTCTGTGAAGGCCGTGAGGGCAAAAATCGatcatttcaaacaaaatgatTCCGATCTGAGCTTAGATGTCAACgttatcaagaaagaaacagatgCTGTACAGAACCAGtgtttgaaattattccaagaagcctcaaaacaaaaacaaagTTCTAAGAACGAGCAGAAATAA
- the MDM30 gene encoding SCF ubiquitin ligase complex subunit MDM30 (some similarities with YLR368W MDM30 F-box protein): MVQLLNLPEELIYRIAELLPAQDVFNFATTCSQLCENMGRNKQLWLRKSNEEWFYLEESYRHCFQNLLLFESECNIVNEDYMEYFAKRKRLERQVSDDIDRMTELGFSREYWEIFYKHVLNYDIVPYLVKIDSKYPVTELNAKDKISFSFLTAMRHNMVFKAMEKYSSCEEHLDSYENQLLLPLAAMDSSFFSLIDKRILFYNKCHRLLNRKMKNLEKIKKISPTLVVKQAIETLMRVMEETYLLKESQQGTIEEYFLPRVYSGESDPNELIIICILQEFARQLDIKITVANGALVIPDSLSPQGVTYLILRKKTYHQFEYQFLTEATFKDLINDMNGVQDGGAIVDFETATMKLSARDIYTEFLMYISQSEESAVVRYNEICQDPKLSSATYPISKFGIDPDEISFFGTFRKVCQLYETRDIRRHDFDVIERKFRRSMFRWYPMDLAINFHSIKTDRTKEDFLSTSLQQYLFEPYSVPLRRNEIIGKFVKRNENDHPSLVTNYDIRSERDCFELLAHDGKKYVLFAEVDSLSIVHYNVDDPEYHEFLTINKKQRLDYLFRQTSTEDNVLVLQLMDKLHT; this comes from the coding sequence ATGGTTCAGTTGCTCAATCTTCCGGAGGAGTTGATTTATAGGATTGCAGAACTCTTACCAGCACAGGATGTATTCAATTTTGCAACGACTTGTTCTCAGCTCTGCGAAAACATGGGTCGGAACAAGCAACTATGGTTGCGTAAGTCTAACGAAGAATGGTTCTACCTAGAGGAATCATATCGCCACTGCTTTCAGAATCTATTACTTTTTGAGTCTGAGTGTAATATTGTAAACGAAGACTACATGGAGTATTTTgccaaaagaaaacgatTGGAGAGACAGGTAAGTGATGATATTGATCGAATGACTGAATTAGGGTTTTCACGGGAATATTGGGAAATTTTTTACAAGCACGTATTAAATTATGATATAGTACCGTATTTGGTGAAGATTGACTCCAAATATCCGGTCACTGAGCTTAATGCAAAAGATAAAATaagcttttcttttctcaCTGCAATGAGGCATAACATGGTGTTCAAGGCTATGGAAAAATATTCGAGCTGTGAAGAACATTTAGATAGTTATGAGAACCAATTGCTGCTGCCGTTGGCTGCTATGGATAGCtcctttttctctttaatCGATAAAAGAATCTTATTCTATAATAAATGTCACCGATTGCTGAAtagaaagatgaagaacttagaaaagatcaagaagataTCTCCTACTCTTGTGGTGAAGCAAGCCATTGAAACCCTCATGCGTGTGATGGAAGAAACCTACTTGCTCAAGGAGTCTCAACAGGGAACCATTGAAGagtattttcttccaagagTATACTCGGGGGAATCAGACCCTAATGAATTAATAATCATATGCATCCTCCAGGAATTTGCAAGGCAGCtagatatcaaaattacTGTCGCTAACGGTGCACTAGTAATACCAGATTCACTCTCACCTCAAGGTGTCACATACCTTATtctaagaaagaaaacgtatcatcaatttgaatatcaGTTTTTGACTGAAGCTACTTTcaaggatttgattaatGATATGAACGGTGTTCAAGATGGGGGTGCCATTGTAGATTTTGAAACAGCAACAATGAAATTATCTGCAAGAGATATTTATACAGAGTTTTTAATGTACATTTCTCAGTCGGAAGAATCCGCAGTTGTAAGATACAATGAGATATGCCAGGACCCAAAGCTATCATCAGCCACATACCCAATATCCAAATTCGGAATTGATCCAgatgaaatatcattttttgGGACATTTAGGAAGGTTTGTCAATTGTATGAAACAAGAGATATTAGACGCCATGACTTCGATGTCATAGAGAGAAAATTTCGGCGATCGATGTTTCGTTGGTACCCTATGGACCTAGCGATTAATTTCCATTCAATAAAAACAGATAGAACGAAAGAGGATTTCCTATCTACATCTTTGCAGCAGTATCTTTTTGAACCCTATTCGGTGCCGcttagaagaaatgaaataataGGCAAATTCGTCAAACGTAACGAAAATGATCACCCGAGCCTCGTAACGAATTATGATATAAGAAGTGAAAGAGACTGTTTTGAGCTTCTTGCGCACGATGGGAAAAAATATGTTTTATTTGCCGAAGTGGACTCACTATCAATTGTTCACTACAATGTAGACGACCCAGAATATCATGAATTTCTCACCATTAACAAAAAGCAGAGACTTGATTACTTGTTCAGACAAACATCCACCGAAGATAATGTTCTTGTTCTACAACTCATGGATAAGTTACATACGTAA